A portion of the Drosophila sechellia strain sech25 chromosome 2R, ASM438219v1, whole genome shotgun sequence genome contains these proteins:
- the LOC6620741 gene encoding LOW QUALITY PROTEIN: UDP-N-acetylglucosamine--peptide N-acetylglucosaminyltransferase 110 kDa subunit (The sequence of the model RefSeq protein was modified relative to this genomic sequence to represent the inferred CDS: deleted 2 bases in 1 codon), with amino-acid sequence MHVEQTRRKMQSQGQSHQLPSAAHILLDQNPNSTGSNLVVKQNDIQSLSSVGLLELAHREYQAVDYESAEKHCMQLWRQDSTNTGVLLLLSSIHFQCRRLDKSAQFSTLAIKQNPVLAEAYSNLGNVFKERGQLQEALDNYRRAVRLKPDFIDGYINLAAALVAARDMESAVQAYITALQYNPDLYCVRSDLGNLLKALGRLEEAKACYLKAIETCPGFAVAWSNLGCVFNAQGEIWLAIHHFEKAVTLDPNFLDAYINLGNVLKEARIFDRAVAAYLRALNLSPNNAVVHGNLACVYYEQGLIDLAIDTYRRAIELQPNFPDAYCNLANALKEKGQVKEAEDCYNTALRLCSNHADSLNNLANIKREQGYIEEATRLYLKALEVFPDFAAAHSNLASVLQQQGKLKEALMHYKEAIRIQPTFADAYSNMGNTLKELQDVSGALQCYTRAIQINPAFADAHSNLASIHKDSGNIPEAIQSYRTALKLKPDFPDAYCNLAHCLQIVCDWTDYDIRMKKLVSIVTEQLEKNRLPSVHPHHSMLYPLTHDCRKAIAARHANLCLEKVHVLHKKPYNFLKKLPTKGRLRIGYLSSDFGNHPTSHLMQSVPGLHDRSKVEIFCYALSPDDGTTFRHKISRESENFVDLSQIPCNGKAADKIFNDGIHILVNMNGYTKGARNEIFALRPAPIQVMWLGYPGTSGASFMDYIITDSVTSPIELAYQYSEKLSYMPHTYFIGDHKQMFPHLKERIIVCDKQQSSVVDNVTVINATDLSPLVENTDVKEIKEVVNAQKPVEITHKVAELPNTTQIVSMIATGQVQTSLNGVVVQNGLATTQTNNKAATGEEVPQNIVITTRRQYMLPDDAVVYCNFNQLYKIDPQTLESWVEILKNVPKSVLWLLRFPAVGEQNIKKTVSDFGISPDRVIFSNVAAKEEHVRRGQLADICLDTPLCNGHTTSMDVLWTGTPVVTLPGETLASRVAASQLATLGCPELIARTREEYQNIAIRLGTKKEYLKALRAKVWKARVESPLFDCSQYAKGLEKLFLRMWEKYENGEIPDHISAV; translated from the exons GTTTACTCGAGTTGGCCCATAGAGAATACCAAGCTGTTGACTATGAAAGCGCGGAAAAGCATTGCATGCAATTATGGCGTCAAGACAGTACAAACACTGgagttttgttgttgctttcaTCTATTCACTTTCAGTGCAGACGTCTTGATAAGTCAGCACAATTCTCAACATtggcaataaaacaaaacccTGTGCTGGCAGAAGCTTATAG taatttAGGAAATGTTTTTAAAGAGCGCGGACAGTTACAAGAAGCTTTAGACAACTATCGCAGAGCTGTACGTCTAAAACCAGATTTTATTGATGGATACATTAATTTGGCTGCTGCATTGGTTGCTGCTCGTGACATGGAGTCTGCTGTTCAAGCTTATATTACAGCGCTACAATATAATCCT GATTTGTATTGTGTGCGCAGCGATCTGGGAAATCTCCTTAAGGCCCTCGGTCGTTTGGAAGAAGCCAAA gcCTGTTACCTAAAGGCTATTGAAACATGCCCTGGCTTTGCAGTTGCATGGAGTAACCTTGGATGTGTGTTTAACGCTCAGGGAGAAATTTGGTTAGCTATACATCACTTTGAAAAAGCTGTGACTCTTGATCCCAATTTTCTGGAtgcatatataaatttggGAAACGTTCTTAAGGAGGCACGAATATTTGATAG aGCTGTGGCCGCCTATTTACGTGCATTAAATTTATCTCCGAATAATGCTGTAGTTCATGGCAATTTGGCATGCGTCTACTATGAACAAGGTCTTATTGATTTGGCTATCGATACATATAGGAGGGCAATTGAACTGCAACCGAATTTCCCCGATGCGTACTGCAACCTTGCTAACGCTCTTAAAGAAAAGGGGCAG GTTAAAGAAGCTGAGGACTGCTATAACACTGCACTAAGACTATGTTCAAATCATGCAGATTCCCTTAATAATTTAGCTAACATAAAGAGAGAGCAAGGGTATATTGAAGAAGCTACGCGGCTTTACCTAAAAGCCTTGGAAGTTTTCCCTgattttgctgctgctcattCAAACTTGGCATCAGTTTTGCAACAGCAAGGCAAATTAAAGGAAGCGTTAATGCATTATAAGGAAGCTATCAGAATTCAACCCACATTTGCTGATGCATATTCGAACATGGGAAATACTCTTAAAGAATTACAAGACGTCAGCGGGGCATTGCAATGCTACACTAGAGCAATTCAAATTAACCCAGCGTTTGCTGATGCGCATAGTAATTTGGCAAGCATACACAAAGATTCCGGAAATATTCCTGAAGCCATTCAGTCTTACCGAACAGCTCTAAAGTTAAAACCTGATTTTCCCGATGCATACTGCAATTTGGCTCATTGCCTGCAAATTGTTTGTGATTGGACTGACTATGATATTCGCATGAAAAAACTGGTTAGCATTGTCACTGAGCAGCTTGAAAAAAACCGTTTACCATCCGTGCATCCACACCACTCGATGCTCTATCCGTTGACTCATGATTGTCGGAAAGCAATTGCAGCGCGACATGCTAATTTGTGTTTAGAAAAAGTTCATGTGCTTCATAAAAAACCGTATAACTTCTTAAAGAAGTTGCCTACAAAGGGGAGGCTTCGAATAGGTTATCTTAGCTCGGACTTTGGGAATCATCCTACCTCGCATTTAATGCAATCTGTGCCAGGTCTTCATGATCGTTCAAAAGTGGAAATCTTTTGTTATGCCTTAAGTCCAGATGATGGTACAACATTTCGACACAAAATCAGTCGAGAGTCTGAAAACTTTGTGGATCTTTCTCAGATCCCTTGCAATGGCAAGGCAGCGGACAAGATATTTAATGACGGCATACATATTTTGGTTAATATGAATGGCTACACAAAGGGCGCAAGAAATGAAATATTTGCTCTTCGCCCTGCTCCTATTCAAGTAATGTGGTTAGGCTATCCAGGTACTAGTGGGGCTAGTTTTATGGATTACATTATTACGGATTCTGTAACTAGTCCAATAGAATTGGCTTACCAATATAGTGAAAAATTATCTTATATGCCGCACACATATTTTATAGGTGATCATAAGCAAATGTTTCCACATTTAAAGGAACGAATTATTGTCTGTGACAAACAACAATCTTCCGTTGTTGATAATGTAACGGTTATAAATGCAACAGATTTATCCCCCCTTGTTGAAAACACAGATGTAAAGGAGATAAAAGAAGTTGTTAACGCACAAAAACCAGTCGAGATAACTCATAAAGTCGCGGAGTTACCAAACACAACACAAATAGTATCAATGATAGCCACTGGTCAAGTGCAAACATCTTTAAATGGCGTTGTAGTTCAAAACGGATTGGCCACTACCCAAACTAACAACAAGGCCGCTACTGGTGAAGAGGTACcacaaaatattgtaataACTACTCGTCGTCAATATATGTTACCCGACGACGCTGTTGTGTATTGCAATTTTAATCAGCTATACAAAATCGATCCACAAACCCTCGAGTCATGGgtagaaattttaaaaaatgtgcCTAAGTCAGTTTTGTGGTTATTAAGGTTTCCAGCAGTTGGTGagcaaaatattaaaaaaaccGTCAGTGACTTTG GAATATCTCCTGATAGAGTAATATTTTCCAATGTTGCGGCAAAAGAAGAGCACGTACGACGGGGTCAATTAGCTGATATATGTCTTGATACTCCTTTATGCAATGGACATACAACATCTATGGACGTTTTGTGGACGGGTACCCCTGTCGTAACTTTGCCAGGAGAGACATTAGCCTCAAG AGTGGCTGCCTCTCAGCTTGCTACCCTTGGATGCCCAGAGTTAATAGCGCGTACAAGAGAAGAATATCAAAATATTGCTATACGCCTGGGaacaaaaaaagaatattTGAAAGCCTTACGGGCAAAAGTATGGAAAGCCCGCGTAGAGAGTCCTCTCTTTGATTGCTCACAGTATGCCAAAGGATTAGAAAAATTGTTTCTACGAATGTGggaaaaatacgaaaatggAGAAATTCCGGACCACATTTCAGCAGTAtaa